From a region of the Corallococcus coralloides DSM 2259 genome:
- a CDS encoding serine hydrolase domain-containing protein — protein sequence MFQRMVLLCAVWLLACGGKRVPTGPGSPPDRLDDGWAVASFEDTGMQRPWFDALEHDVSEGTVEAPDAVLVARGGQLVYERYWNDFTREKAHDLRSATKSVTSLLVGMAQERGLLPDLDAPVLPLLPHLAPVKNADPRKERITLRHLLQMRSGLSCDDWDPESPGNEERMYDTDDWARFIVDVPMRDEPGTVTRYCTGGVVLLGAVLEHVSGRSIPDLSREWLFTPMQVQDVTWQPAGKKGTDTGGHLRLRPRDFLKVGQLMLDGGAWQGERRVSEAWVAESGKALGPLGDANHGLLWWSARFVIQGTPVEVSFARGNGGQYVFVAPSLGLTAAFTGSYYNDAGSALPLVLFGQYVLPAALGLERPGARGG from the coding sequence ATGTTCCAGCGGATGGTGCTGCTGTGCGCGGTGTGGCTCCTGGCGTGCGGAGGCAAGCGGGTGCCCACGGGGCCCGGCTCGCCGCCGGACCGGCTCGATGACGGCTGGGCCGTGGCCTCCTTCGAGGACACGGGCATGCAGCGCCCCTGGTTCGACGCGCTGGAGCACGACGTGTCGGAGGGCACGGTGGAAGCGCCGGACGCGGTGCTCGTCGCGCGCGGGGGCCAGCTCGTCTACGAGCGCTACTGGAACGACTTCACGCGGGAGAAGGCGCACGACCTGAGGTCCGCCACGAAGAGCGTCACGTCGCTGCTGGTGGGCATGGCGCAAGAGCGCGGCCTGCTGCCGGACCTGGACGCGCCCGTGCTCCCGCTCCTGCCGCACCTGGCGCCGGTGAAGAACGCGGATCCACGCAAGGAGCGCATCACGCTGCGCCACCTGCTCCAGATGCGCTCCGGGCTGTCGTGCGACGACTGGGACCCGGAGTCCCCTGGCAACGAAGAGCGGATGTACGACACGGACGACTGGGCCCGCTTCATCGTGGACGTGCCCATGCGGGACGAGCCGGGCACCGTGACGCGCTACTGCACGGGCGGCGTGGTGCTGCTGGGCGCGGTGCTGGAGCACGTCAGCGGCCGCTCCATCCCGGACCTGTCGCGCGAGTGGCTGTTCACGCCGATGCAGGTGCAGGACGTCACCTGGCAGCCCGCGGGCAAGAAGGGCACGGACACCGGCGGACACCTGCGCCTGCGTCCGCGCGACTTCCTCAAGGTGGGGCAGCTGATGCTCGACGGCGGCGCGTGGCAGGGCGAGCGCCGGGTCTCCGAGGCGTGGGTGGCGGAGTCCGGCAAGGCGCTGGGGCCGCTGGGCGACGCGAACCATGGACTCCTGTGGTGGAGCGCCCGCTTCGTCATCCAGGGCACGCCGGTGGAGGTGTCCTTCGCGCGGGGCAACGGCGGGCAGTACGTCTTCGTCGCGCCCTCGCTGGGCCTCACCGCGGCCTTCACCGGCAGCTACTATAATGATGCTGGCTCGGCGCTCCCCCTGGTCCTGTTCGGACAGTACGTGCTGCCGGCGGCGCTCGGGCTGGAGCGGCCGGGGGCGCGGGGGGGCTGA
- a CDS encoding RNA polymerase sigma factor, with amino-acid sequence MHPLTWTGIASEALPRHVAVARVRGAGGEGAVTEQELADCIRRAARGDQSACGQLYQRFHGAVRRVAQGSGVLGAAEVEDAVQETFVRAFRELPRLQHPRAFSSWLLTIARHHAYALSRGAKARARVEEDLARELDTVAPALPPSLTLERRVAVVRALIEGLPEGPEKETARLFYLEGELSAREIADRLGLGKSAVTMRLERFRARVKRELLARLLAAEVG; translated from the coding sequence TTGCATCCTCTCACCTGGACCGGCATCGCCTCGGAGGCCCTGCCCCGGCACGTGGCCGTCGCGCGCGTGCGCGGAGCGGGCGGGGAGGGTGCCGTGACGGAGCAGGAGCTGGCGGACTGCATTCGCCGTGCGGCGCGCGGTGATCAGTCCGCGTGCGGTCAGCTCTACCAGCGCTTCCACGGGGCCGTGCGCCGCGTGGCCCAGGGCTCGGGCGTCCTGGGCGCGGCGGAGGTGGAGGACGCGGTGCAGGAGACGTTCGTGCGCGCCTTCCGCGAGCTGCCCCGACTCCAGCATCCGCGCGCGTTCAGTAGCTGGCTGCTGACCATCGCGCGGCATCACGCCTATGCGCTCAGCCGGGGCGCGAAGGCCCGGGCCCGCGTGGAGGAGGACCTGGCGCGCGAACTGGACACCGTCGCGCCCGCGCTGCCGCCGTCGTTGACGCTGGAGCGCCGCGTGGCCGTGGTGCGCGCGCTCATCGAAGGGCTGCCCGAAGGCCCGGAGAAGGAGACCGCCCGCCTCTTCTATCTGGAGGGAGAGCTGAGCGCGCGGGAGATCGCCGACCGGCTGGGGCTGGGCAAGAGCGCGGTGACGATGCGGCTGGAGCGCTTCAGGGCCCGCGTGAAGCGCGAGCTGCTGGCGAGGCTGCTGGCTGCGGAGGTGGGCTGA
- the uvrA gene encoding excinuclease ABC subunit UvrA: protein MAPPKAPRSRKTPDPSGFVRVRGAREHNLKHVDVDIPRDALVVFTGVSGSGKSSLAFGTLYAEAQRRYFESVAPYARRLIDQVGVPEVDAIDGLPPAVALQQHRGAPTSRSSVGSVTTLSNSVRMLYSRAGNYPPKLERLDSDAFSPNTPAGACPKCHGIGRVFEVTERSMVPDDSLSIRERAVAAWPPAWHGQNLRDILVTLGYDIDKPWRDLPKKDRQWILFTDEQPTVPVYAGFTSAEVKRAMARKEPPSYMGTFTGAKRYVMTTFATTQSAMMKKRVARYMVASDCSLCEGKRLKRESLSVTFAGRDIGELSRLPLEQVAELIKPTAEGKGKDADTMAREHPEKLIVAQRITKDLLARIQVLTDLGLGYLSLERSTPTLSPGELQRLRLATQVRSNLFGVVYVMDEPSAGLHPADTESLLTALDRLKEAGNSLFVVEHEVDVIRHADWIVDVGPAAGEHGGRVLYSGVPEGLAKVEASRTRRYLFEEEALRRREPRKPTGRLRLEGVKRNNLRGLDVDFPLGVFTTVTGVSGSGKSSLVSQALVELVAGRLGQTLAPEEEEGEPLDREPVMASEGHIQEGMESIRRLVTVDQKPIGRTPRSNLATYTGLFDHVRKLFAATPLSKSRKYGAGRFSFNTAGGRCDTCEGEGFVSVELLFLPSVYAPCPTCHGTRYNAKTLEVRYREKNIADVLGLTVDGAFDFFTEEPPLQRALKVLRDVGLGYLRLGQPATELSGGEAQRIKLATELQRTQHGDTLYVLDEPTTGLHPADVDKLMTQLEGLVDAGNTVIVVEHDLRVIAVSDHVIDVGPGAGNAGGRVVAQGTPEQVAKVKESRTAPYLARVLR from the coding sequence ATGGCACCTCCGAAAGCACCGCGTTCCCGCAAGACCCCCGACCCCTCCGGCTTCGTGCGCGTCCGGGGCGCCCGCGAACACAACCTGAAGCACGTGGACGTGGACATCCCTCGCGACGCGCTGGTGGTCTTCACCGGCGTGTCCGGCTCCGGCAAGTCGTCGCTGGCGTTCGGGACGCTCTACGCGGAGGCGCAGCGGCGCTACTTCGAATCAGTGGCCCCATACGCCCGGCGCCTGATTGATCAGGTGGGCGTGCCGGAGGTGGACGCCATCGACGGGCTGCCCCCGGCGGTGGCGCTCCAGCAGCACCGGGGCGCGCCGACGTCGCGCTCGTCGGTGGGCAGCGTGACGACGCTGTCGAACTCCGTGCGCATGCTGTACTCGCGCGCGGGCAACTACCCGCCAAAGCTGGAGCGGCTGGACTCGGATGCGTTCTCCCCGAACACGCCCGCGGGCGCGTGCCCCAAGTGCCACGGCATCGGCCGCGTGTTCGAGGTGACCGAGCGCTCCATGGTGCCGGATGACTCCTTGAGCATCCGCGAGCGCGCCGTCGCCGCGTGGCCGCCCGCGTGGCACGGCCAGAACCTGCGCGACATCCTGGTGACGCTCGGATACGACATCGACAAGCCCTGGCGCGACCTGCCGAAGAAGGACCGCCAGTGGATCCTCTTCACGGACGAGCAGCCCACGGTCCCCGTCTACGCGGGCTTCACGTCCGCGGAGGTGAAGCGGGCCATGGCCCGCAAGGAGCCGCCCAGCTACATGGGCACCTTCACGGGCGCGAAGCGCTACGTGATGACCACCTTCGCGACGACGCAGAGCGCGATGATGAAGAAGCGCGTCGCCCGGTACATGGTCGCCAGCGACTGCTCGCTGTGCGAGGGCAAGCGCCTGAAGCGCGAGTCGCTGTCCGTGACGTTCGCGGGCCGCGACATCGGCGAGCTGTCCCGCCTGCCGCTGGAGCAGGTCGCGGAGCTGATCAAACCCACGGCGGAAGGGAAGGGGAAGGACGCGGACACCATGGCCCGCGAACACCCGGAGAAGCTCATCGTCGCCCAGCGCATCACCAAGGACCTGCTCGCGCGCATCCAGGTGCTGACGGACCTGGGCCTGGGCTACCTGTCGCTGGAGCGCAGCACGCCCACGCTGTCGCCGGGTGAGTTGCAGCGGCTGCGGCTGGCCACGCAGGTGCGCTCCAACCTCTTCGGCGTGGTGTACGTGATGGACGAGCCGTCCGCCGGCCTGCACCCCGCGGACACGGAGTCGCTGCTCACGGCGCTGGACCGGCTGAAGGAGGCGGGCAACTCGCTGTTCGTGGTGGAGCACGAGGTGGACGTCATCCGCCACGCGGATTGGATCGTCGACGTGGGCCCCGCCGCCGGTGAGCACGGCGGGCGGGTACTCTACAGCGGAGTGCCAGAGGGACTGGCGAAGGTGGAGGCGTCCCGCACGCGGCGCTACCTCTTCGAGGAGGAGGCCCTGCGCCGCCGCGAGCCCCGGAAGCCCACCGGGCGGCTGCGCCTGGAGGGCGTGAAGCGCAACAACCTGCGCGGCCTGGACGTGGACTTCCCGCTGGGCGTCTTCACCACGGTGACGGGCGTGTCCGGCTCCGGCAAGTCCAGCCTCGTGAGCCAGGCGCTGGTGGAGCTGGTGGCGGGAAGACTGGGCCAGACGCTGGCGCCGGAAGAAGAAGAGGGCGAGCCGCTGGACCGCGAGCCGGTGATGGCGAGCGAGGGCCATATCCAGGAAGGGATGGAGTCCATCCGCCGGCTGGTGACGGTGGACCAGAAGCCCATCGGCCGCACGCCGCGCTCCAACCTGGCGACGTACACGGGCCTCTTCGACCACGTGCGCAAGCTGTTCGCGGCGACGCCGCTGTCGAAGTCGCGCAAGTACGGCGCGGGGCGCTTCTCCTTCAACACGGCGGGAGGCCGCTGCGACACGTGCGAGGGCGAAGGCTTCGTGAGCGTGGAGCTGCTCTTCCTGCCCAGCGTGTACGCGCCGTGCCCCACGTGTCACGGCACCCGCTACAACGCGAAGACGCTGGAGGTGCGCTACCGCGAGAAGAACATCGCGGACGTGCTGGGGCTGACGGTGGACGGCGCCTTCGACTTCTTCACCGAAGAGCCGCCGCTCCAGCGCGCGCTCAAGGTGCTGCGGGACGTGGGCTTGGGCTACCTGCGCCTGGGCCAGCCCGCGACGGAGCTGTCCGGAGGCGAGGCCCAGCGCATCAAGCTGGCCACGGAGCTTCAGCGCACGCAGCACGGCGACACGCTCTACGTGCTGGATGAACCCACCACGGGCCTGCACCCGGCGGACGTGGACAAGCTGATGACGCAGCTGGAGGGACTGGTGGACGCGGGCAACACGGTCATCGTCGTGGAGCACGACCTGCGCGTCATCGCCGTCAGCGACCACGTCATCGACGTGGGGCCCGGCGCGGGCAACGCCGGAGGCCGCGTGGTGGCGCAGGGCACGCCGGAGCAGGTGGCGAAGGTGAAGGAGAGCCGCACCGCGCCTTATCTGGCGCGGGTGCTCAGATGA
- a CDS encoding YciI family protein, giving the protein MRFMIIRRADKDTEAGVMPDEKLLAAMGAYNEEMVKAGVMLQGEGLHPSSKGARVKFTNGKPAIIDGPFTETKELIAGFTLIQVKSREEALAWLKRWPSIDAGGNVELELRQVFEDDDFGAEFTPELREQEARIREQGAKNRR; this is encoded by the coding sequence GTGCGATTCATGATCATCCGCAGGGCGGACAAGGACACCGAAGCCGGCGTGATGCCGGATGAAAAGCTGCTGGCCGCCATGGGCGCCTACAACGAGGAGATGGTGAAGGCGGGCGTGATGCTCCAGGGCGAGGGCCTGCATCCCAGCAGCAAGGGCGCCCGCGTGAAGTTCACGAACGGCAAGCCGGCCATCATCGACGGTCCCTTCACGGAGACGAAGGAGCTCATCGCCGGCTTCACCCTCATCCAGGTGAAGTCGCGGGAGGAGGCCCTGGCGTGGCTCAAGCGCTGGCCGTCCATCGACGCGGGCGGCAACGTGGAGCTGGAGCTGCGCCAGGTCTTCGAGGACGACGACTTCGGCGCCGAGTTCACGCCCGAGCTGCGGGAACAGGAAGCGCGCATTCGCGAGCAGGGCGCGAAGAACCGCCGGTAG